From the Hydrogenobacter sp. genome, the window TTTAATATAACACCATATATCAAATGGGGAAGTAAATTACTCAACAAAATAATATTTTTCTAACATCCTTATGTTCTTATATTGAAAGAATTTATCTTTGGATAAGAAAATCTTATTGTGAAGCTCACCTTTGGGGATATATTTTAAGCACAACTAAATTGGGAGGTCAGGTATGAAAGGAACCGTGTTTGTTTTTTTGGGGATCGTGGGAAGTTCTTTTGCGGTACCTGTGTTTATGGATGGGGAGTATGCAAAAGCGCTGTGCGATGTATGGAATAAGACACCACAGCTTGTTGGGGAGCTTGGCAAAAGTGAGAGCTGGATAGCGGTTCCCGAAAGAAGGATCTTCATTTACAGAGAGGATTGTGGTGATACAAAGCAGATCCAACTCACCATAAAAAACGAGCAAGGCAGAGCTGTGTGTGTTTACGGCGGACCTGCCAAAGACAGAAGAGGACCTAACGACTTTCTCATGTATGCTGAGACAAAAAGATGGCTGGAGATGGGCAGAAAAGAGTACGGACCTATGAAGGCTATGATGTTTGGAAGGCTCAAGTTCGAAGGTCCGAAAGGTGTTGCTATGAGAAACATGGGACCCTTTGAAGCCTTTTTGGACATAGTGGACGAGCCTCCTCATGATGCGAGCAAGTGTCCCTGAATTATAGCAGAACCTTCTCTAAGGTTAGACCTTTTGCCTTAGCGGTATAAGGACAATGCCTTTTACGAGAGAGATAAGCCTCTATGCTTTCCATATTTATCTTACCCATACCTAACTGTACCAAGCTTCCAACTATTCTTCTCACCATATACCTCAAAAAACTCCTTGCTCTGAGCCTTATCTCTATAAGATCTTCAGCTTTTGAAAGGCTTATCTCTTCTAATTCTATGATCGTATTTTTGTCCTCATCATCCCTTTTGGTAAAGGCAGAAAAATCTTTCTTTCCAAGGAAGAGTTCGCTCGCCCGTTCCATATCCGAAAAGTTAAGTTTATGCGGTAATCTCCACACAAAAGGCTCTAAAAAGGCATCCCTTGAATGTGAGTTCAAAATTCTGTAAATGTATACCTTGCCTTTGACTGAGTATCTGGCGTTAAATCCTTCCTGTATCCAAATCCTCTTTACGCCTATATCCTCGGGAAGCAAGGAATTGACCGCTTTCAAAAGTCTCTCCGTATCCAAGCTCTTGATCGTATAAAAGTTTGCAACATACTCTTTTGCATGAACACCCGCATCCGTCCTACAGCATCCCGTAATTTTTATATTCTCTCCAAATATCTTTTCAAGACTTTGCTTTAGAACCCCCTGAACGGTCCTGAGGTTTGGTTGTATCTGCCAACCGTGAAAGCGTGTACCAACATAAGATAACAAAAGCACGTAATTGGGCATAAAAGAATTGTAAAATAATAGTGCTATGGAAATTATAGGTATAGAAGACTTTTTAAAGCTGGACATGAGGTTAGCAAAGGTTATATATGCTGAAAGGATAGAAGGCTCTGAAAAGCTTCTGAAGTTAAAAGTTTCCCTCGGTAATGAAGAAAGGACTGTTGTAGCTGGAATAGCCAAGCATTATACTCCGGAGGAAATTATAGGGAAAAAGATACTACTCCTTGCAAACTTAAAACCAAGAAAGATACTGGGTATAGAGTCTCAAGGTATGGTACTTGCACTATCTGATGGTGAGAGGCTTTCTCTTATAGTACCAGATAAGGAGGTGGCAGAAGGGACAAGGGTAAGTTGATATTTCATGAAAAATTCACGTTTTGGGTATATAATATAGGTGGTGGTTAAATTCATAAGGAGGTGACAAAATGAGGAAGTCTCTACTTCTTTCGCTCGCACTCTTAGGAAGCGTAGCTTTTGCAGAGGAAAGTCTTGACCCTTGCGGTAGCCCTAAGGAAGTTTACAGTAAGTATAT encodes:
- the metG gene encoding methionine--tRNA ligase subunit beta; this translates as MEIIGIEDFLKLDMRLAKVIYAERIEGSEKLLKLKVSLGNEERTVVAGIAKHYTPEEIIGKKILLLANLKPRKILGIESQGMVLALSDGERLSLIVPDKEVAEGTRVS
- the truA gene encoding tRNA pseudouridine(38-40) synthase TruA; translated protein: MPNYVLLLSYVGTRFHGWQIQPNLRTVQGVLKQSLEKIFGENIKITGCCRTDAGVHAKEYVANFYTIKSLDTERLLKAVNSLLPEDIGVKRIWIQEGFNARYSVKGKVYIYRILNSHSRDAFLEPFVWRLPHKLNFSDMERASELFLGKKDFSAFTKRDDEDKNTIIELEEISLSKAEDLIEIRLRARSFLRYMVRRIVGSLVQLGMGKINMESIEAYLSRKRHCPYTAKAKGLTLEKVLL
- a CDS encoding SCP2 sterol-binding domain-containing protein, whose protein sequence is MKGTVFVFLGIVGSSFAVPVFMDGEYAKALCDVWNKTPQLVGELGKSESWIAVPERRIFIYREDCGDTKQIQLTIKNEQGRAVCVYGGPAKDRRGPNDFLMYAETKRWLEMGRKEYGPMKAMMFGRLKFEGPKGVAMRNMGPFEAFLDIVDEPPHDASKCP